The proteins below come from a single Kryptolebias marmoratus isolate JLee-2015 linkage group LG12, ASM164957v2, whole genome shotgun sequence genomic window:
- the LOC108243695 gene encoding uncharacterized protein LOC108243695 isoform X3 gives MKTKMDLKLSQCCKSVLRNAEPHIPTMDVDFVEAVKEDVTIYQRPAGYSLEIPEDFTFSVEDFKRQELVKPKTLPGWSDNTHKQLDENEAVENGSTQYCTQYFHADTEENQSSSMLYDGAKLDADDTKFRVPVLSFARLDQWDLDDVLKNLTKDRLTVLQRKSTKTVKSQTDADNNQSHTDIMESLVAFCENQAVSEPVKDVHSFRQKTLLDKSLEKEGAELQLSDQERPTVYIDLRYPDPSIKSARTSQNLSPGNTIKNLSESQMMNREVTGKCMLLQQVREMKIKRNTNPDKRQPDDEKMKDKPPDSVESAHSLDSQDIFGDTQASEPKFRTSKIEAQDNPIKEPTQQRQDQDILNHLENHRPTKSVNLKQPAAERTDVLYESEVSHRESISTLPADIESKEYMLLTVRLSSPGMVADMDAAHGKRKHLHSAATRSHIYNTLVAWFLSLAGPERCRTKDDISAQVPFWVAGFQQQMTKNVLALHVLAVAHYSFTPKKKDIYISTLFYNDVSRFLSETSLSAVAEWLPQLRNLLDQQDFASPIHLPPSRLNSFISATSSKKVIDKTFGLSPGFYWQTMETHEPVFKEQKTTQELHTEVSVAVGSSAFFQHPVGTHYTLQLVLDSGLDVCGLRLIYATQGTNGEGGSEPVNPRVNEPRQPVLVLAVRGPHAHSVLKSLISSIHPLLHKKTGINSDNRLVCKYHEPPLIHCPQLTSEVHRELCFWFAGRLQARSAQNPNQHPNRITPSYDRVRGSLVNWSRSSSLLCATTKADLLLVVSPAVPPHCYGQVLSVCERRGFSLMGLQRLRLQSNEASMLGLTSHQMIVFCRPPTSLLDPMDLKSPSHCLVLLLSKENMLHHSVSLPSALMREFKAQKLLGCLYSWPDGVQIADLRLCFHTVPYSDSLFHIFVRHMWAVPNPSSVILLHQRCPSQSGMEQQVILTLHGKDMSQNLSFLHRVFTERAKGDKGHAGFELLGLKWLPRLTQLQAQELSPYEVGEQHYRRSVINLMSSSALVCALNGIDAFSTMKKLFLLSSPSSLSVLMSPTPELALRQASLFFFEHELISDRQMFTVCLFKPRVWNQCLAKLICKLQRNGLKMVGLRVVNLDRSYAASCLLEEQVPYLCPGSLALCLQGENAVKKVLDVLGQEDSSQWLTCYGSGSHQQAVRQIKTLFPEGLCCSETSTMKQEQIQTSSSDPCAAAEREQNCALNVTPEHLSGLATSGPYGEFPIHGSRGQTTCMLMPSHAPPHCHMPSQLEMLEQLLRLGCHLVAGRMSTLGNEQIEHITEILTVPSEKMAQIFRAPSLIVALRGEKIVTGLSLLLESIYKDNPILKKVGQMIIYPKIEKEAEQLICYLFEASAQGSGRPMEL, from the exons atgaaaactaaaatggaTTTGAAACTTTCTCAGTGTTGTAAATCGGTTTTGAGGAATGCGGAACCACACATACCTACCATGGACGTTGACTTTGTtgaa GCCGTTAAAGAAGATGTCACCATATACCAAAGACCAGCTGGCTATTCGCTGGAGATCCCCGAGGACTTCACCTTTTCAGTGGAGGATTTTAAACGACAA GAGCTggtaaaaccaaaaacattgcCAGGTTGGTCAGATAATACTCACAAACAGTTGGATGAAAATGAAGCTGTGGAAAACGGGAGTACTCAGTACTGTACACAGTACTTTCATGCTGATACTGAG GAAAATCAGAGCAGTAGTATGTTGTATGATGGAGCCAAACTGGATGCGGACGACACAAAGTTCAGAGTGCCTGTTCTCTCATTTGCG AGACTGGACCAGTGGGATTTGGATGATGTCCTAAAAAATCTGACCAAAGACAGGCTGACTGTGCTGCAGCGTAAGTCAACTAAAACTGTGAAATCACAGACAG ATGCAGACAACAACCAGTCTCACACAGATATCATGGAGAGTCTCGTTGCTTTCTGTGAGAACCAGGCTGTGTCAGAGCCTGTTAAAGATGTACACAGTTTCAG GCAGAAAACTTTGTTGGATAAATCACTGGAAAAGGAGGGAGCAGAGTTGCAACTGAGTGATCAGGAACGTCCAACTGTGTACATTGACTTGCGATATCCTGACCCCTCAATAAAATCGGCAAGAACATCCCAAAATCTTTCACCAGGCAATACTATCAAAAACCTTTCTGAATCCCAAATGATGAACAG GGAAGTGACTGGCAAGTGCATGTTGCTTCAACAAGTAcgtgaaatgaaaataaagaggaaTACAAATCCTGACAAACGTCAACCAGATGATGAGAAAATGAAGGACAAGCCACCTGACTCTGTAGAATCTGCACACAGCCTCGACTCACAAGATATATTTGGAGATACGCAAGCTTCAGAACCGAAGTTCAGAACATCTAAAATAGAAGCTCAGGATAATCCAATTAAAGAACCAACACAGCAGAG GCAAGACCAAGACATCCTTAATCATCTGGAAAATCATCGTCCGACCAAATCTGTTAACCTCAAGCAGCCAGCCGCTGAGAGGACAGATGTTCTTTATGAGTCT gaagtgTCTCATCGAGAGTCAATCAGCACACTACCAGCTGATATAGAAAGTAAAGAATACATGCTACTGACAGTCAGGCTCTCCAGTCCTGGTATGGTCGCAGACATGGATGCTGCtcatggaaaaagaaaacatttgcattCAGCTGCAACTAGATCACACATCTATAACACTTTAGttgcttggtttctgtctcTG GCTGGCCCAGAGCGTTGTCGCACTAAAGATGATATTAGTGCCCAGGTTCCATTCTGGGTTGCAGGATTTCAGCAGCAAATGACAAAGAATGTACTGGCTTTGCATGTCTTAGCTGTGGCCCACTACAGTTTTACACCAAAg aagaaggATATATACATCTCTACACTCTTCTACAACGATGTCTCCAGGTTTCTGTCAGAAACCTCGCTCAGTGCAGTGGCTGAGTGGCTCCCTCAGCTGAGAAACCTCCTGGACCAGCAAGACTTTGCTTCACCCATCCACCTGCCTCCATCCCGTTTGAATTCATTCATCTCTGCCACCTCCAGCAAAAAA GTTATAGATAAGACATTTGGTCTCAGTCCAGGGTTTTACTGGCAGACAATGGAAACTCATGAGCCTGTTTTTAAGGAGCAAAAGACCACGCAAGAGCTCCACACAGAG GTGTCAGTTGCTGTGGGGAGCAGTGCCTTCTTCCAGCATCCTGTAGGAACACATTACACCCTTCAGCTGGTTCTTGATTCCGGACTTGATGTGTGTGGTCTGCGACTGATTTATGCAACACAAGGGACCAATGGAGAAGGTG GGAGTGAACCAGTTAATCCGAGAGTCAATGAGCCCCGACaaccagtcctggtcctggctgTTCGAGGTCCACACGCTCATTCAGTGCTCAAGAGCTTAATCAGTTCCATACATCCTCTACTACACAAGAAGACGGGGATTAATTCTGACAACCGTCTGGTCTGCAAATATCACGAACCTCCACTCATCCACTGCCCTCAACTGACCAGTGAAGTCCACAGGGAGCTGTGCTTTTGGTTTGCAGGAAGACTTCAAGCAAGAAGTGCCCAGAATCCCAACCAGCATCCGAACAG AATCACCCCTTCATAtgacagagtcagagggagccTGGTTAATTGGAGCAGATCATCTTCCTTGCTCTGTGCAACAACTAAAG CGGACCTCCTCCTGGTGGTGTCACCTGCTGTGCCTCCACATTGCTATGGCCAAgtgctgtctgtctgtgaacGCAGAGGCTTTAGTCTTATGGGCCTGCAGAGGCTGAGGCTTCAGAGCAACGAAGCCAGTATGCTGGGACTCACCAGCCACCAG aTGATCGTATTCTGCAGACCACCTACATCTCTTTTAGATCCCATGGATCTAAAGTCGCCTTCTCACTGTCTGGTCTTACTGCTgagtaaagaaaacatgttgcaCCACAGCGTCTCTCTGCCATCAG CACTAATGAGAGAATTCAAAGCTCAGAAGCTTCTGGGTTGCCTTTATTCCTGGCCTGATGGTGTTCAAATAGCAGATCTGAGATTGTGTTTCCACACTGTGCCATACAGTGATAGCTTGTTCCACATCTTTG ttAGGCACATGTGGGCAGTGCCCAACCCTTCCAGTGTGATTCTATTACATCAGAGGTGTCCATCTCAGTCTGGCATGGAGCAGCAAGTGATTTTGACTTTGCATGGAAAGGACATGAGCCAAAACCTGAGCTTTTTACACCGAGTTTTTACTGAAAGAGCAAAAG GTGATAAAGGGCATGCTGGATTTGAGTTGCTCGGCTTGAAGTGGCTGCCTCGTTTGACTCAACTTCAGGCTCAGGAGCTTAGTCCTTACGAGGTGGGAGAGCAGCATTACCGCCGCAGCGTAATCAATTTGATGTCATCATCAGCTCTTGTGTGTGCTCTGAACGGCATAGATGCTTTTTCTACCATGAAGAAGCTGTTTCTCCTGAGCAGTCCTTCGAGCCTCAGTGTTCTGATGTCACCCACACCAGAGCTGGCTCTCAGACAAgcctctctctttttctttgagCATGAACTCATTTCTG ATCGACAGATGTTCACTGTATGTCTGTTCAAACCAAGAGTCTGGAATCAATGTCTGGCAAAACTAATTTGCAAACTCCAGCGGAATGGCCTGAAGATGGTGGGCCTGCGGGTGGTAAACCTGGACAGAAGTTATGCAGCCTCATGCCTGCTGGAGGAACAGGTACCCTACCTGTGCCCTGGCTCACTGGCTCTCTGCCTCCAGGGAGAAAATGCTGTGAAGAAAGTGCTGGATGTGCTGGGCCAGGAGGACTCATCCCAGTGGTTAACCTGTTATG GATCAGGATCACATCAACAAGCAGTCAGGCAGATAAAGACACTTTTCCCAGAAGGGCTCTGCTGCTCTGAGACCAGCACCATGAAACAGGAGCAG ataCAGACCTCGTCTTCAGACCCATGTGCTGCTGCGGAACGCGAACAGAACTGCGCACTGAACGTGACACCAGAACATCTGTCAGGTTTGGCAACATCAGGACCATACGGAG AGTTCCCGATACACGGATCCCGTGGGCAGACAACCTGTATGCTGATGCCCTCTCATGCTCCACCACACTGCCACATGCCTTCCCAGCTGGAGATGCtggagcagctgctgaggtTAGGCTGCCATCTGGTGGCAGGAAGAATGAGCACACTGGGCAATGAGCAGATTGAACATATTACTGAAATACTCACAGTACCGTCAGAAAAG ATGGCTCAGATATTTAGGGCCCCTAGTCTTATTGTGGCTCTTCGAGGGGAAAAAATTGTGACTGGTTTAAGTCTGCTTCTTGAAAG CATTTATAAGGACAACCCAATCCTCAAAAAAGTGGGACAAATGATTATTTATCCAAAAATTGAGAAAGAG GCAGAGCAGCTGATATGTTACCTCTTTGAAGCCTCAGCTCAGGGGAGCGGTCGTCCTATGGAGCTATAA
- the LOC108243695 gene encoding uncharacterized protein LOC108243695 isoform X2 — protein sequence MKTKMDLKLSQCCKSVLRNAEPHIPTMDVDFVEAVKEDVTIYQRPAGYSLEIPEDFTFSVEDFKRQELVKPKTLPGWSDNTHKQLDENEAVENGSTQYCTQYFHADTEENQSSSMLYDGAKLDADDTKFRVPVLSFAVCLHTYYIMIQANMFDSFLKSGENVYMSFILQRLDQWDLDDVLKNLTKDRLTVLQRKSTKTVKSQTDADNNQSHTDIMESLVAFCENQAVSEPVKDVHSFRQKTLLDKSLEKEGAELQLSDQERPTVYIDLRYPDPSIKSARTSQNLSPGNTIKNLSESQMMNREVTGKCMLLQQVREMKIKRNTNPDKRQPDDEKMKDKPPDSVESAHSLDSQDIFGDTQASEPKFRTSKIEAQDNPIKEPTQQRQDQDILNHLENHRPTKSVNLKQPAAERTDVLYESEVSHRESISTLPADIESKEYMLLTVRLSSPGMVADMDAAHGKRKHLHSAATRSHIYNTLVAWFLSLAGPERCRTKDDISAQVPFWVAGFQQQMTKNVLALHVLAVAHYSFTPKKKDIYISTLFYNDVSRFLSETSLSAVAEWLPQLRNLLDQQDFASPIHLPPSRLNSFISATSSKKVIDKTFGLSPGFYWQTMETHEPVFKEQKTTQELHTEVSVAVGSSAFFQHPVGTHYTLQLVLDSGLDVCGLRLIYATQGTNGEGSEPVNPRVNEPRQPVLVLAVRGPHAHSVLKSLISSIHPLLHKKTGINSDNRLVCKYHEPPLIHCPQLTSEVHRELCFWFAGRLQARSAQNPNQHPNRITPSYDRVRGSLVNWSRSSSLLCATTKADLLLVVSPAVPPHCYGQVLSVCERRGFSLMGLQRLRLQSNEASMLGLTSHQMIVFCRPPTSLLDPMDLKSPSHCLVLLLSKENMLHHSVSLPSALMREFKAQKLLGCLYSWPDGVQIADLRLCFHTVPYSDSLFHIFVRHMWAVPNPSSVILLHQRCPSQSGMEQQVILTLHGKDMSQNLSFLHRVFTERAKGDKGHAGFELLGLKWLPRLTQLQAQELSPYEVGEQHYRRSVINLMSSSALVCALNGIDAFSTMKKLFLLSSPSSLSVLMSPTPELALRQASLFFFEHELISDRQMFTVCLFKPRVWNQCLAKLICKLQRNGLKMVGLRVVNLDRSYAASCLLEEQVPYLCPGSLALCLQGENAVKKVLDVLGQEDSSQWLTCYGSGSHQQAVRQIKTLFPEGLCCSETSTMKQEQIQTSSSDPCAAAEREQNCALNVTPEHLSGLATSGPYGEFPIHGSRGQTTCMLMPSHAPPHCHMPSQLEMLEQLLRLGCHLVAGRMSTLGNEQIEHITEILTVPSEKMAQIFRAPSLIVALRGEKIVTGLSLLLESIYKDNPILKKVGQMIIYPKIEKEAEQLICYLFEASAQGSGRPMEL from the exons atgaaaactaaaatggaTTTGAAACTTTCTCAGTGTTGTAAATCGGTTTTGAGGAATGCGGAACCACACATACCTACCATGGACGTTGACTTTGTtgaa GCCGTTAAAGAAGATGTCACCATATACCAAAGACCAGCTGGCTATTCGCTGGAGATCCCCGAGGACTTCACCTTTTCAGTGGAGGATTTTAAACGACAA GAGCTggtaaaaccaaaaacattgcCAGGTTGGTCAGATAATACTCACAAACAGTTGGATGAAAATGAAGCTGTGGAAAACGGGAGTACTCAGTACTGTACACAGTACTTTCATGCTGATACTGAG GAAAATCAGAGCAGTAGTATGTTGTATGATGGAGCCAAACTGGATGCGGACGACACAAAGTTCAGAGTGCCTGTTCTCTCATTTGCGGTGTGTTTACATACGTACTATATAATGATTCAGGCAAATATGTTTGATTCCTTTCTAAAAAGTGGGGAAAATGTATACATGTCATTCATACTTCAGAGACTGGACCAGTGGGATTTGGATGATGTCCTAAAAAATCTGACCAAAGACAGGCTGACTGTGCTGCAGCGTAAGTCAACTAAAACTGTGAAATCACAGACAG ATGCAGACAACAACCAGTCTCACACAGATATCATGGAGAGTCTCGTTGCTTTCTGTGAGAACCAGGCTGTGTCAGAGCCTGTTAAAGATGTACACAGTTTCAG GCAGAAAACTTTGTTGGATAAATCACTGGAAAAGGAGGGAGCAGAGTTGCAACTGAGTGATCAGGAACGTCCAACTGTGTACATTGACTTGCGATATCCTGACCCCTCAATAAAATCGGCAAGAACATCCCAAAATCTTTCACCAGGCAATACTATCAAAAACCTTTCTGAATCCCAAATGATGAACAG GGAAGTGACTGGCAAGTGCATGTTGCTTCAACAAGTAcgtgaaatgaaaataaagaggaaTACAAATCCTGACAAACGTCAACCAGATGATGAGAAAATGAAGGACAAGCCACCTGACTCTGTAGAATCTGCACACAGCCTCGACTCACAAGATATATTTGGAGATACGCAAGCTTCAGAACCGAAGTTCAGAACATCTAAAATAGAAGCTCAGGATAATCCAATTAAAGAACCAACACAGCAGAG GCAAGACCAAGACATCCTTAATCATCTGGAAAATCATCGTCCGACCAAATCTGTTAACCTCAAGCAGCCAGCCGCTGAGAGGACAGATGTTCTTTATGAGTCT gaagtgTCTCATCGAGAGTCAATCAGCACACTACCAGCTGATATAGAAAGTAAAGAATACATGCTACTGACAGTCAGGCTCTCCAGTCCTGGTATGGTCGCAGACATGGATGCTGCtcatggaaaaagaaaacatttgcattCAGCTGCAACTAGATCACACATCTATAACACTTTAGttgcttggtttctgtctcTG GCTGGCCCAGAGCGTTGTCGCACTAAAGATGATATTAGTGCCCAGGTTCCATTCTGGGTTGCAGGATTTCAGCAGCAAATGACAAAGAATGTACTGGCTTTGCATGTCTTAGCTGTGGCCCACTACAGTTTTACACCAAAg aagaaggATATATACATCTCTACACTCTTCTACAACGATGTCTCCAGGTTTCTGTCAGAAACCTCGCTCAGTGCAGTGGCTGAGTGGCTCCCTCAGCTGAGAAACCTCCTGGACCAGCAAGACTTTGCTTCACCCATCCACCTGCCTCCATCCCGTTTGAATTCATTCATCTCTGCCACCTCCAGCAAAAAA GTTATAGATAAGACATTTGGTCTCAGTCCAGGGTTTTACTGGCAGACAATGGAAACTCATGAGCCTGTTTTTAAGGAGCAAAAGACCACGCAAGAGCTCCACACAGAG GTGTCAGTTGCTGTGGGGAGCAGTGCCTTCTTCCAGCATCCTGTAGGAACACATTACACCCTTCAGCTGGTTCTTGATTCCGGACTTGATGTGTGTGGTCTGCGACTGATTTATGCAACACAAGGGACCAATGGAGAAG GGAGTGAACCAGTTAATCCGAGAGTCAATGAGCCCCGACaaccagtcctggtcctggctgTTCGAGGTCCACACGCTCATTCAGTGCTCAAGAGCTTAATCAGTTCCATACATCCTCTACTACACAAGAAGACGGGGATTAATTCTGACAACCGTCTGGTCTGCAAATATCACGAACCTCCACTCATCCACTGCCCTCAACTGACCAGTGAAGTCCACAGGGAGCTGTGCTTTTGGTTTGCAGGAAGACTTCAAGCAAGAAGTGCCCAGAATCCCAACCAGCATCCGAACAG AATCACCCCTTCATAtgacagagtcagagggagccTGGTTAATTGGAGCAGATCATCTTCCTTGCTCTGTGCAACAACTAAAG CGGACCTCCTCCTGGTGGTGTCACCTGCTGTGCCTCCACATTGCTATGGCCAAgtgctgtctgtctgtgaacGCAGAGGCTTTAGTCTTATGGGCCTGCAGAGGCTGAGGCTTCAGAGCAACGAAGCCAGTATGCTGGGACTCACCAGCCACCAG aTGATCGTATTCTGCAGACCACCTACATCTCTTTTAGATCCCATGGATCTAAAGTCGCCTTCTCACTGTCTGGTCTTACTGCTgagtaaagaaaacatgttgcaCCACAGCGTCTCTCTGCCATCAG CACTAATGAGAGAATTCAAAGCTCAGAAGCTTCTGGGTTGCCTTTATTCCTGGCCTGATGGTGTTCAAATAGCAGATCTGAGATTGTGTTTCCACACTGTGCCATACAGTGATAGCTTGTTCCACATCTTTG ttAGGCACATGTGGGCAGTGCCCAACCCTTCCAGTGTGATTCTATTACATCAGAGGTGTCCATCTCAGTCTGGCATGGAGCAGCAAGTGATTTTGACTTTGCATGGAAAGGACATGAGCCAAAACCTGAGCTTTTTACACCGAGTTTTTACTGAAAGAGCAAAAG GTGATAAAGGGCATGCTGGATTTGAGTTGCTCGGCTTGAAGTGGCTGCCTCGTTTGACTCAACTTCAGGCTCAGGAGCTTAGTCCTTACGAGGTGGGAGAGCAGCATTACCGCCGCAGCGTAATCAATTTGATGTCATCATCAGCTCTTGTGTGTGCTCTGAACGGCATAGATGCTTTTTCTACCATGAAGAAGCTGTTTCTCCTGAGCAGTCCTTCGAGCCTCAGTGTTCTGATGTCACCCACACCAGAGCTGGCTCTCAGACAAgcctctctctttttctttgagCATGAACTCATTTCTG ATCGACAGATGTTCACTGTATGTCTGTTCAAACCAAGAGTCTGGAATCAATGTCTGGCAAAACTAATTTGCAAACTCCAGCGGAATGGCCTGAAGATGGTGGGCCTGCGGGTGGTAAACCTGGACAGAAGTTATGCAGCCTCATGCCTGCTGGAGGAACAGGTACCCTACCTGTGCCCTGGCTCACTGGCTCTCTGCCTCCAGGGAGAAAATGCTGTGAAGAAAGTGCTGGATGTGCTGGGCCAGGAGGACTCATCCCAGTGGTTAACCTGTTATG GATCAGGATCACATCAACAAGCAGTCAGGCAGATAAAGACACTTTTCCCAGAAGGGCTCTGCTGCTCTGAGACCAGCACCATGAAACAGGAGCAG ataCAGACCTCGTCTTCAGACCCATGTGCTGCTGCGGAACGCGAACAGAACTGCGCACTGAACGTGACACCAGAACATCTGTCAGGTTTGGCAACATCAGGACCATACGGAG AGTTCCCGATACACGGATCCCGTGGGCAGACAACCTGTATGCTGATGCCCTCTCATGCTCCACCACACTGCCACATGCCTTCCCAGCTGGAGATGCtggagcagctgctgaggtTAGGCTGCCATCTGGTGGCAGGAAGAATGAGCACACTGGGCAATGAGCAGATTGAACATATTACTGAAATACTCACAGTACCGTCAGAAAAG ATGGCTCAGATATTTAGGGCCCCTAGTCTTATTGTGGCTCTTCGAGGGGAAAAAATTGTGACTGGTTTAAGTCTGCTTCTTGAAAG CATTTATAAGGACAACCCAATCCTCAAAAAAGTGGGACAAATGATTATTTATCCAAAAATTGAGAAAGAG GCAGAGCAGCTGATATGTTACCTCTTTGAAGCCTCAGCTCAGGGGAGCGGTCGTCCTATGGAGCTATAA